A DNA window from Chitinibacter fontanus contains the following coding sequences:
- a CDS encoding dihydroorotase: MTKNIHIKNGLLVDPLAGTENKADLFLADGKIVAVANAPAGFVADEVIDATGLVVAPGLVDFAARLREPGQEYKATLASEMAAAVAGGISSVVCTPDTDPVLDEVGLVTMLRQRSKTLDLARVYPVGALTRGLKGVEITEMAQLHEAGCVAFSQGDVPIADLQVLYRAMLYAANYGFELRLRPEEASLVNDGVAHDGPYASRLGLTGIPVVAETIAIAQITQLMRATGCKVHLARVSSAAGLELIRAAKREGLKLTCDVSINHIHLVDLDIGFFDSQYRFDPPLRSVADRDAIVAALNDGTVDMICSDHAPVDDDGKLLPFAQAERGATGLELLLPLTLAWARANQVALPQALAKISSTPAKALGFEAGLAVGNRADLVLFNPQANWYVIPEKLKSQGKNTPFIGHEMIGKVAKTIVKGKVVYSA, translated from the coding sequence ATGACGAAGAATATCCATATTAAAAACGGTCTGCTGGTTGATCCATTGGCAGGCACAGAAAACAAGGCTGATTTATTTCTCGCTGATGGCAAGATTGTTGCTGTCGCTAACGCGCCAGCGGGTTTTGTGGCCGATGAAGTCATTGATGCAACGGGCTTGGTCGTAGCACCAGGCTTGGTTGATTTTGCTGCGCGTCTGCGCGAGCCGGGTCAAGAATACAAAGCCACCTTGGCGTCCGAAATGGCTGCTGCGGTGGCAGGTGGGATTTCAAGCGTTGTGTGTACGCCCGATACCGATCCGGTGCTCGATGAGGTCGGCTTGGTGACGATGCTGCGCCAGCGCAGTAAAACACTTGATCTGGCGCGGGTTTATCCAGTTGGTGCTTTAACCCGCGGCTTAAAAGGCGTTGAGATTACCGAGATGGCTCAGCTGCATGAAGCCGGCTGCGTGGCGTTCTCGCAAGGCGATGTGCCGATTGCCGATTTGCAAGTGCTGTACCGCGCGATGCTGTACGCAGCAAACTACGGTTTCGAGCTGCGCCTGCGTCCGGAAGAAGCCTCTTTGGTGAACGACGGCGTGGCGCACGATGGCCCGTATGCTTCGCGTCTTGGCCTGACCGGTATTCCAGTGGTGGCCGAAACGATTGCGATTGCGCAAATCACGCAATTGATGCGCGCTACCGGTTGTAAAGTGCATCTGGCGCGGGTGTCGAGCGCGGCTGGGCTGGAGCTGATTCGCGCTGCGAAACGCGAAGGCTTGAAACTCACTTGCGATGTGAGCATCAACCACATTCATTTGGTCGATCTGGATATTGGCTTCTTTGACAGCCAGTATCGTTTTGACCCGCCACTGCGCTCAGTGGCCGATCGCGACGCGATTGTGGCCGCGCTGAACGATGGCACGGTGGATATGATTTGCTCGGATCACGCTCCCGTGGATGACGATGGCAAATTGCTGCCGTTTGCACAGGCTGAACGCGGTGCAACGGGCTTGGAGTTGTTGCTGCCATTAACGTTGGCATGGGCGCGCGCCAATCAAGTCGCTTTGCCACAAGCCTTAGCGAAAATCAGCTCAACCCCAGCCAAAGCGCTCGGTTTTGAAGCCGGTTTAGCGGTAGGCAACCGCGCCGATCTGGTGTTGTTCAACCCGCAAGCCAACTGGTATGTGATTCCGGAAAAATTGAAATCACAGGGCAAAAACACGCCATTTATCGGCCATGAAATGATTGGCAAAGTGGCAAAAACCATTGTGAAAGGCAAGGTCGTGTATTCGGCTTGA
- a CDS encoding DUF1294 domain-containing protein, with product MKQGKLVQWNGSKGFGFLQSEAGERVFVHISTLKRAGYFRPKAGDMVWFEQGSDAKGRVQAVNVAPKKGGKPAAASGAKKDLIDYLMYGLLPLFLLMVLSSSARWLLLAISAASSALVFAMYWLDKRQAANGGWRVPEANLHLVSLCGGWPGAWLAQQTLRHKTQKTTFRVGFLASAMLCIVALGFLLSQKTLLASWMI from the coding sequence ATGAAGCAGGGTAAGTTGGTACAGTGGAATGGCTCAAAAGGCTTTGGGTTTCTTCAGTCAGAAGCGGGCGAGCGGGTGTTTGTACATATCAGCACCTTGAAACGCGCGGGCTATTTCCGCCCGAAAGCGGGCGATATGGTGTGGTTTGAGCAAGGCAGCGACGCCAAGGGGCGCGTGCAAGCGGTGAATGTCGCCCCGAAAAAAGGTGGCAAGCCTGCGGCCGCGAGTGGCGCGAAAAAAGACCTGATCGATTATTTGATGTATGGCCTGTTGCCGCTGTTTTTGCTGATGGTGTTGAGCTCGTCAGCGCGCTGGCTGTTGTTGGCGATTAGCGCGGCTAGCAGTGCGCTGGTATTTGCGATGTATTGGCTGGATAAACGTCAGGCCGCCAACGGTGGTTGGCGCGTACCCGAGGCGAATTTGCATCTGGTGAGCTTGTGTGGCGGCTGGCCTGGCGCTTGGCTGGCGCAGCAAACCTTGCGGCATAAAACGCAGAAAACGACGTTCCGGGTTGGTTTTCTGGCGAGTGCGATGTTGTGCATCGTTGCGCTGGGTTTTTTGCTTAGCCAGAAAACACTTTTGGCTAGTTGGATGATTTGA
- a CDS encoding erythromycin esterase family protein has translation MRRYALGMMLGLALVGCGEKTETTQTASDKATSVQAALSAAQDWLKTNAKPLTALDAGQAADRQDLAAFGEAIGDARVVMLNEDSYADANAFELMNRLVQYLHQDKGFDALLIESAMFDVEAMWRSAMEKDASLTELAPGRVFYMYSQTDASRKVLQYADSVRSSAHPLQLYGFDIPLAGTTSINELIPALESYLQQRNSPALSDAAWPAYVEVAKKAISLNSQGADLAQFSKLSAQLENELCKDAATGNAMRSDAGWWCRQVRGISANVIRQQHRDDKNYDYRDTAMADNVQWLLNQPLKDKKVIIWTNSSHGIAAVAGTNPDTKQAIHTMGWHLQSQLGPQLYGVKLSPLGGQVSRYWDTGEQPVTIDANSPEGALKAAGLKQGFINAPSDQAMLANFAQLKKPYVFGKDINGVFFYEAAIAAKQGTHPILPLPN, from the coding sequence ATGCGTCGATATGCACTGGGGATGATGCTGGGCTTGGCCTTGGTAGGGTGTGGTGAGAAAACAGAAACGACTCAAACTGCAAGCGACAAAGCTACGTCGGTGCAGGCGGCGCTGAGCGCGGCGCAAGACTGGCTCAAAACTAATGCCAAACCGCTGACTGCACTGGATGCCGGACAAGCCGCTGATCGGCAGGATCTGGCGGCATTTGGTGAGGCAATTGGCGATGCGCGCGTAGTGATGCTCAACGAAGATAGCTACGCCGACGCTAACGCCTTTGAGTTGATGAATCGGCTGGTACAGTATCTGCATCAGGATAAAGGCTTTGATGCCTTGCTGATCGAAAGTGCCATGTTTGACGTTGAGGCCATGTGGCGCAGTGCCATGGAAAAAGACGCAAGCCTGACTGAGCTGGCCCCGGGGCGAGTGTTTTATATGTACTCGCAAACCGATGCTAGTCGCAAAGTGCTGCAATACGCCGATAGCGTGCGTAGTTCAGCTCACCCCCTGCAATTATATGGCTTCGATATTCCATTGGCAGGCACTACGTCGATTAATGAATTGATTCCGGCTTTAGAAAGCTATCTGCAACAGCGTAATTCCCCCGCGCTTAGCGATGCCGCATGGCCGGCCTATGTAGAGGTAGCGAAAAAAGCAATTTCACTCAATAGCCAAGGTGCGGATTTGGCTCAATTTAGCAAGCTGTCAGCGCAATTGGAAAACGAGTTGTGTAAGGATGCTGCAACTGGCAATGCAATGCGGTCCGATGCTGGCTGGTGGTGCCGACAGGTGCGCGGTATTTCTGCCAACGTGATTCGCCAGCAGCATCGTGATGATAAAAACTATGATTATCGCGATACTGCGATGGCCGACAATGTTCAGTGGTTACTTAATCAGCCATTGAAAGACAAGAAGGTCATTATCTGGACTAATTCATCGCACGGTATAGCTGCGGTTGCGGGTACCAACCCCGACACCAAACAGGCCATTCACACCATGGGCTGGCATTTGCAGTCGCAATTGGGCCCACAACTGTATGGCGTCAAGTTATCGCCGTTGGGCGGGCAGGTCAGTCGTTATTGGGATACTGGCGAGCAACCCGTTACTATTGATGCTAATTCACCCGAGGGGGCTTTAAAAGCGGCGGGCCTTAAGCAAGGTTTTATTAATGCACCTAGTGATCAGGCCATGCTGGCCAATTTCGCCCAGTTGAAAAAGCCATATGTATTCGGTAAAGATATTAATGGGGTGTTCTTTTATGAGGCGGCGATCGCAGCCAAGCAAGGCACGCATCCTATCTTACCATTGCCAAATTAA
- a CDS encoding D-alanyl-D-alanine carboxypeptidase family protein translates to MPRQILKSSILATALVAVFSSSIAQAFVPPVPEIAAKSYYLYDKQSGQVLAARDPDMKVEPASLTKLMTAYITFKMVKQGKLKLDQTLLVSEKGWKTEGSRMYLDPKVPATVDDLIKGMIVQSGNDACVTLAEAIAGSEEVFAQMMNAEGKRLGLHDSHFTNSTGLPDPALHVTTSDLARLATAIINDFPDFYHIYSIKEFKYNNISQPNRNLLLYRDPFVDGMKTGHTESAGFNLVASTHRDNRRLISVVVGTASPEVRAAESSKLLNWGTQFFETPKLYTAQQAVQQVPVWKGKESQIGVGFLTDQFITVPKGDAAKLKIDLTTQQPLIAPIKVGQQVGTMKISLDGKVLSERAVVAVAAVEEASIFGRAWDTIRLWWKGLFG, encoded by the coding sequence ATGCCTCGCCAAATTTTGAAAAGTAGTATTCTTGCCACTGCGCTGGTCGCGGTCTTTTCTAGCTCAATTGCTCAAGCTTTTGTGCCCCCAGTTCCTGAAATCGCGGCCAAATCATATTACTTATATGACAAGCAAAGTGGTCAAGTATTGGCCGCGCGTGACCCAGACATGAAAGTTGAACCCGCATCATTAACCAAGTTAATGACGGCATACATCACTTTCAAAATGGTGAAGCAAGGTAAATTAAAGCTTGATCAAACGCTTTTAGTTTCTGAAAAAGGCTGGAAAACCGAAGGTTCACGCATGTATCTGGACCCGAAAGTACCCGCAACAGTGGATGACCTGATCAAAGGCATGATTGTGCAGTCGGGCAACGATGCCTGCGTTACTTTAGCGGAAGCAATTGCTGGTAGCGAAGAAGTTTTCGCTCAAATGATGAATGCCGAAGGGAAACGTTTAGGCCTGCATGATTCACACTTCACAAATAGCACTGGCCTACCCGATCCGGCATTGCATGTCACTACCAGCGACTTGGCTCGTTTAGCGACGGCGATCATCAATGACTTCCCTGATTTTTATCACATCTATTCGATCAAGGAATTCAAATACAACAATATCAGCCAGCCCAATCGTAACCTGCTGCTATACCGCGACCCATTCGTTGATGGCATGAAAACCGGCCACACAGAAAGCGCGGGGTTCAATTTGGTTGCATCGACTCACCGCGACAACCGTCGCTTGATTTCAGTGGTCGTTGGCACGGCCAGCCCGGAAGTACGCGCGGCAGAGTCTTCCAAATTGCTCAATTGGGGTACGCAATTCTTTGAAACGCCCAAGCTCTACACAGCCCAACAAGCCGTTCAGCAAGTCCCCGTCTGGAAAGGTAAGGAATCGCAAATTGGGGTTGGCTTTTTGACTGATCAATTTATCACCGTGCCAAAAGGTGATGCAGCCAAGCTCAAAATCGACTTGACCACGCAACAACCACTAATTGCGCCGATCAAGGTAGGTCAGCAAGTTGGCACGATGAAAATCTCATTGGATGGCAAGGTGCTCAGTGAACGCGCCGTCGTCGCAGTAGCGGCGGTTGAAGAAGCCAGTATTTTTGGCCGTGCCTGGGATACGATCCGTCTGTGGTGGAAAGGCCTGTTTGGCTAA
- a CDS encoding ImpA family metalloprotease, producing the protein MSLKIKAQFLILTLALLSGCGGGGGGGNGNPSTDSNQGNNGSNTGGSTQPPPKLEQVDNTGLNSPSSNTGAGSTSPLILALKSGDPSGLSSADRPTLLKLATDLAARYQQQQNAAIADIFGENTLNLSLNHSTNSSEIGVGFRTIATPLLTADDGSGMAAIAQYGKGRGLAYGADVLSWIANQSRETQHTALFTRAFNWVLTSKAAGPLASTVKFATAAYSASDVSKMIAKQGKTAQSISCDITASANTCWQDADLLVFGSGSKDDPALTELVRKYMENGKAVIYMHLGWGDSAGGRKVLAGMGMTLGGYPGNYFAPAAGVSIGNTRTIADNIKRSDQMTALVSTLNFMAQEQPALALSQDSSPTNPITQVHNELASMQGNGINIFADARTDLYRLLVLWADMYRPDIQYGKINRDTAPGTFLRTFASDSWLAFNRSTTKVASTGQGDYMPAVAQSLPVSSSAETIEVTIAQSGGITAIGRAAVPGKPVYIEVVDAAGASNLKVQTSYVRAYGNPLTDDVKEGYKRPRRPQSFAIPLQTGTENTFVTPFGGPLYLNYSGATAGKSITLRIRGSAKYAHFDFTKPQSQAEIDEAVAAMKRKDFGWQTAKLVGGEIQQTITYANSAMGNKTPEQYIVGEIKELLFDSNHIANGYNNMPLSSNVATLCTQFGWDCSGPIHRAPGVQHFVGWIAACGFLCSGNPSDGFAGVGGTGWGHAHELGHNTVQRVMHIEFNGKGCVVECDNNILASAHMLRQYALRGIDTGHATDHPGLYQDVLSNRSSGLSGAAKVLDMQTRLWDMANGQDPMRAVHFQLGFLFSKYRAGEAKPSMQSTLDYFTLLTKADRLVAQAWDANNKGKYGMARFADNKISNPDLLFVLSSKIIGKDLRNIFAMYGITLSDNALNSVSDLNLPMAPEQFYALAAGKHNQLATGQWLDLAASTPSYPF; encoded by the coding sequence ATGTCATTAAAAATAAAAGCGCAGTTTCTTATTCTCACCCTGGCATTGCTCAGCGGCTGTGGTGGCGGCGGTGGGGGCGGTAATGGCAATCCCTCAACCGACAGCAATCAGGGCAACAACGGCTCCAACACAGGGGGAAGCACGCAGCCTCCGCCCAAATTAGAGCAAGTTGATAACACAGGACTCAATAGCCCAAGCAGCAACACAGGTGCAGGCAGCACCAGCCCACTGATTTTGGCGCTCAAATCGGGTGATCCAAGCGGATTGAGCAGTGCCGATCGCCCGACATTACTCAAGCTTGCAACCGATTTAGCTGCGCGTTATCAGCAACAGCAAAATGCGGCAATTGCGGATATTTTTGGCGAAAATACACTCAATCTGAGCTTGAATCACAGTACCAATAGCAGCGAAATCGGCGTTGGTTTTCGCACCATCGCCACCCCCTTGCTCACCGCAGATGATGGCAGTGGCATGGCAGCGATTGCTCAGTATGGCAAAGGCCGCGGCTTAGCCTATGGCGCAGATGTACTGAGCTGGATAGCCAATCAATCCCGTGAAACCCAGCACACAGCACTCTTTACCCGAGCTTTTAATTGGGTGCTAACAAGCAAAGCTGCGGGCCCATTAGCAAGCACAGTCAAATTCGCCACCGCTGCGTATAGTGCAAGCGACGTAAGCAAAATGATCGCCAAGCAAGGTAAAACCGCACAGAGCATCAGCTGTGACATCACAGCAAGTGCTAACACCTGCTGGCAAGACGCAGATTTGCTGGTGTTTGGCAGTGGCAGCAAAGACGACCCTGCGCTAACCGAGTTAGTGCGCAAATACATGGAAAACGGCAAGGCGGTGATCTACATGCACCTAGGCTGGGGCGATTCAGCGGGTGGCCGCAAAGTACTGGCAGGTATGGGCATGACGCTGGGTGGCTATCCCGGCAACTACTTTGCCCCTGCCGCGGGAGTTTCGATTGGCAATACGCGCACTATTGCCGACAATATCAAACGCAGCGATCAAATGACAGCCTTGGTCAGTACACTCAATTTCATGGCGCAAGAGCAACCTGCACTTGCATTAAGCCAAGACAGCAGCCCGACCAACCCGATCACCCAAGTTCATAATGAACTCGCGTCCATGCAAGGCAATGGGATCAATATTTTTGCCGATGCTCGCACCGATTTGTATCGTTTGCTGGTGCTGTGGGCGGATATGTATCGCCCAGACATACAGTACGGAAAAATCAATCGTGATACGGCTCCGGGCACCTTCTTGCGCACCTTTGCTTCCGACTCTTGGCTGGCATTTAATCGTAGTACGACCAAGGTAGCCAGCACCGGTCAGGGTGATTACATGCCTGCTGTGGCGCAAAGTCTGCCAGTGAGCAGCAGCGCAGAAACCATTGAAGTCACCATCGCCCAAAGCGGTGGCATTACCGCAATTGGCCGCGCCGCCGTGCCCGGTAAACCGGTGTATATCGAGGTCGTTGACGCTGCGGGAGCAAGTAATCTCAAAGTGCAAACCAGTTATGTGCGTGCTTATGGCAACCCACTGACTGACGATGTGAAAGAAGGCTATAAACGCCCTCGCCGCCCACAATCTTTTGCCATTCCATTGCAAACAGGCACGGAAAATACATTTGTCACCCCATTTGGCGGGCCGCTATACCTGAACTATAGCGGTGCCACGGCCGGTAAATCGATCACCTTACGGATTCGTGGTAGCGCCAAATATGCGCACTTTGACTTTACCAAACCACAGTCACAAGCCGAGATTGACGAAGCAGTGGCAGCGATGAAACGCAAAGACTTTGGCTGGCAAACCGCCAAATTAGTCGGTGGCGAGATCCAGCAAACCATTACCTATGCCAATAGCGCTATGGGTAATAAAACGCCCGAGCAGTACATCGTGGGTGAAATCAAAGAGCTGCTGTTTGACTCAAACCACATCGCCAATGGCTACAACAATATGCCGCTGAGCAGCAATGTTGCGACACTGTGTACCCAATTTGGCTGGGATTGCAGCGGCCCGATTCACCGCGCACCAGGCGTCCAGCATTTTGTAGGCTGGATTGCCGCCTGTGGTTTCCTCTGCTCTGGTAATCCATCTGATGGTTTTGCCGGAGTGGGTGGTACTGGCTGGGGGCATGCACATGAACTCGGGCACAACACGGTACAACGCGTAATGCACATCGAGTTCAATGGCAAAGGCTGCGTCGTGGAGTGTGATAACAATATTCTGGCCAGCGCGCATATGCTGCGCCAATACGCTTTGCGTGGCATCGATACGGGTCACGCAACCGATCACCCGGGCTTATATCAGGATGTATTGAGTAACCGCAGTAGTGGTTTAAGCGGCGCGGCTAAAGTACTCGATATGCAAACCCGCTTATGGGATATGGCCAATGGGCAAGATCCAATGCGGGCGGTGCACTTCCAGCTTGGCTTCTTGTTTAGTAAATACCGTGCAGGCGAGGCCAAACCGAGTATGCAAAGCACGCTGGATTACTTCACGCTGCTGACCAAAGCCGATCGGCTTGTTGCGCAAGCGTGGGATGCCAATAACAAAGGTAAGTATGGCATGGCACGATTTGCGGATAATAAGATCAGCAACCCCGATCTATTATTCGTACTCAGCTCGAAAATCATTGGCAAAGATTTGCGCAATATCTTCGCAATGTATGGCATTACCCTCTCGGATAATGCGCTCAACTCGGTGAGCGATTTAAACCTGCCAATGGCACCAGAGCAGTTTTATGCTCTGGCAGCAGGCAAACATAATCAACTGGCCACAGGTCAGTGGCTAGACCTTGCGGCCAGCACACCAAGTTATCCATTCTAA